A genomic segment from Vicinamibacterales bacterium encodes:
- the ftcD gene encoding glutamate formimidoyltransferase: MAAIECIPNISEGRRLSVLDTLAATIQAIPDVRLLDHSADIHHHRSVFTLVGDPRGLEAAVLALFAAAIADIDLRQHRGVHPRIGAVDVVPFVPLDDTSLDVCIALAHCVGRAIADRFEVPVYLYEAAATNTSRKRLENVRRGQFEGLSKKMAEAKWRPDFGPLTPHASAGATAVGVRGPLVAWNVNLSTPDVRIARAIAVRVRESGGGLPCVKALGVRLGDRNLTQISMNLTNYRTTSMSTVMARIREETTRFGVTVTDSQIIGLIPEEALANTEPCDLALPKFPEDHILERRLYP; the protein is encoded by the coding sequence GTGGCTGCCATCGAGTGCATTCCGAACATCAGCGAAGGACGACGGCTCAGTGTCCTCGATACCCTAGCCGCCACAATACAAGCAATACCCGACGTTCGCTTGCTGGACCATTCAGCCGATATTCATCATCACCGGTCTGTCTTTACGCTCGTCGGTGACCCTCGGGGTTTAGAAGCTGCCGTCCTCGCGTTGTTCGCCGCGGCCATTGCTGATATCGATTTGCGGCAACATCGCGGTGTACATCCGAGGATAGGTGCGGTGGACGTGGTGCCATTCGTGCCTTTGGACGATACCTCTCTCGACGTGTGCATCGCACTAGCACACTGCGTTGGCCGCGCAATTGCCGACCGTTTTGAGGTGCCAGTCTATTTGTACGAAGCGGCAGCAACGAACACTTCTAGGAAGCGGCTCGAAAACGTGAGACGCGGTCAATTCGAAGGACTTTCAAAGAAAATGGCGGAGGCCAAGTGGCGGCCTGACTTCGGTCCGCTAACTCCCCATGCATCAGCTGGTGCGACCGCGGTTGGCGTTAGGGGTCCACTGGTTGCCTGGAATGTTAATCTTTCGACCCCAGACGTTAGGATCGCTAGAGCCATCGCTGTTCGAGTTCGTGAAAGTGGCGGAGGGCTCCCGTGCGTCAAAGCTCTAGGTGTTCGCCTTGGCGATAGGAACTTGACCCAGATCTCGATGAATCTGACTAACTATCGGACCACATCTATGTCCACAGTTATGGCACGTATCCGAGAAGAGACCACGCGATTCGGTGTAACGGTTACCGATAGCCAGATCATCGGATTAATTCCTGAGGAAGCTCTCGCCAACACCGAGCCTTGCGATCTTGCGTTACCCAAGTTCCCAGAAGACCATATTCTCGAGCGCCGGCTCTACCCGTAA
- a CDS encoding RDD family protein: MRCLQCHYIGFDDAKKCRNCGYIFAQIPRDDARLNPLVPSAKRSTQRRLDEALGNGDAEVRQEASDSLSDEGLPLFPDRPDWADSDPDRGTRSPLSVRRRTPEVPRMRTESRLVCEEVPIPKPSLLSPTDHLTVNAQNEPAHIFAPGFLRVIASVIDVVVLGVVDMSVIFLTLRLCGLTWSEWSMLPRAPISGFLLMLNGGYLVAFTTAGGQTIGKMFCHLKVVGTEGEPVSLSKAMLRVVSFFVSILPFGLGFIAQFGDRYRRTVHDRLAETRVVKAP, encoded by the coding sequence ATGAGATGTCTGCAGTGTCACTACATCGGTTTTGACGATGCTAAGAAGTGTCGGAATTGCGGCTACATCTTTGCCCAAATACCACGCGACGATGCAAGGCTGAATCCACTGGTTCCATCAGCTAAAAGGTCTACCCAACGGAGGCTCGATGAGGCTTTAGGGAATGGTGATGCGGAGGTTCGTCAGGAGGCCAGTGATTCCTTATCCGATGAAGGGCTACCATTGTTTCCGGATCGCCCTGATTGGGCTGATTCGGATCCCGATCGCGGTACTCGATCGCCGCTTTCTGTTAGGCGAAGAACACCTGAGGTCCCGCGGATGCGAACCGAGTCCAGGCTGGTTTGCGAGGAAGTACCGATACCTAAGCCTAGTCTACTGTCCCCGACGGACCATCTCACAGTCAACGCTCAGAATGAACCGGCGCATATATTCGCACCTGGTTTCCTCAGGGTGATCGCGTCGGTTATTGACGTTGTTGTACTCGGCGTTGTGGATATGAGTGTTATTTTTCTCACGCTTCGACTTTGTGGGTTGACTTGGTCTGAGTGGTCGATGTTGCCAAGGGCGCCAATCAGCGGATTTCTTCTCATGCTAAACGGAGGATACCTGGTGGCGTTTACAACAGCCGGTGGCCAAACAATTGGAAAGATGTTTTGTCATCTTAAGGTTGTCGGCACCGAGGGGGAACCGGTCTCTCTAAGTAAGGCTATGCTGCGAGTAGTGTCTTTCTTCGTTTCTATACTACCGTTCGGCCTTGGCTTCATTGCTCAGTTCGGCGATCGCTATCGGCGGACGGTACACGACCGCCTCGCTGAAACACGTGTTGTCAAGGCGCCTTAA
- the ribB gene encoding 3,4-dihydroxy-2-butanone-4-phosphate synthase — protein sequence MAHRSEDYGFSSVEDAVAAVRSGRMIIVVDDEDRENEGDLTIAADKITPEAINFMARYGRGLICMPMTTERLDELDIPLMVSQNTARFDTAFCVSIEAKESTSTGISAGDRAATVRAAMDPETRPADLARPGHMFPLRARPGGVLVRSGQTEAAVDLARIAGLNPAGVICEIMNDDGTMSRVPELAKFAGLHDLPMITIAELIKYRMATECLVKRLASAKLPTDFGEFRVIAYKNIIGNETHVAMVRGEIGDGQDVVVRVHSRCLTGDVFHSTRCPCRRQLDASLARIAQEPRAVLLYLNQDSQGMTLANQILAYELQDQGLNSVEANERIGVSPDQRDYGIGAQILRDLGVRSMRILTNNPRKFVGLEGYGLSIIESISFAVGSNTDSGRNLGSG from the coding sequence GTGGCCCATCGATCTGAAGATTATGGGTTTTCGTCGGTTGAGGATGCAGTGGCAGCGGTCCGTTCGGGCAGGATGATTATTGTGGTTGATGATGAGGATCGTGAGAACGAGGGTGACCTTACGATCGCGGCCGACAAGATCACTCCGGAGGCTATTAACTTTATGGCTCGGTACGGTCGCGGGTTAATTTGCATGCCTATGACTACTGAGCGCTTGGATGAACTCGATATTCCACTTATGGTGTCGCAGAATACAGCACGTTTTGATACTGCATTCTGCGTTTCGATCGAAGCAAAGGAATCTACAAGTACTGGAATTTCTGCAGGTGATCGTGCTGCCACGGTGCGAGCTGCTATGGACCCGGAGACGCGTCCCGCAGATTTGGCTAGACCTGGCCACATGTTTCCGCTCCGTGCGCGACCTGGCGGTGTACTTGTTCGTTCAGGTCAGACGGAAGCTGCAGTGGATCTCGCACGGATCGCTGGTTTGAACCCAGCCGGCGTTATTTGCGAGATCATGAACGATGACGGCACGATGTCGCGTGTACCAGAACTAGCTAAGTTTGCAGGTTTGCATGACCTGCCGATGATCACGATTGCTGAGCTGATTAAATATCGAATGGCGACGGAATGTCTGGTAAAGCGACTCGCGTCGGCAAAGTTGCCAACTGATTTCGGTGAGTTTCGTGTTATTGCGTATAAGAACATCATCGGGAACGAAACCCATGTAGCGATGGTCCGAGGTGAAATAGGAGATGGGCAGGACGTGGTTGTTCGGGTGCACTCCCGCTGCTTGACTGGTGATGTGTTCCATTCCACACGCTGTCCATGTAGGCGACAGTTGGATGCTAGCCTAGCTCGCATTGCTCAAGAGCCTCGCGCCGTACTGTTATATCTCAACCAGGACAGTCAAGGAATGACTTTGGCTAATCAGATTCTGGCTTACGAGCTTCAAGACCAGGGTCTTAATTCTGTGGAGGCAAATGAACGCATCGGTGTGAGTCCTGACCAGAGAGATTATGGTATCGGTGCCCAAATTCTGCGTGATCTTGGAGTTCGTTCGATGCGCATATTAACCAATAATCCCCGTAAGTTTGTTGGGTTAGAGGGCTACGGTCTTTCTATTATCGAGTCGATTTCGTTCGCGGTTGGGTCTAACACCGATTCGGGTAGGAACCTGGGTTCCGGCTAG
- the plsY gene encoding glycerol-3-phosphate 1-O-acyltransferase PlsY codes for MTDVWIIALGYFAGSVPFAFLIPRCFAGVDVRNVGSGNIGAANVFRATRPLIGLAVFGLDVFKGFAIVLLATRLGMDDPTRTAAGVATIMGHIYPVWLRFRGGKGVATAGGVFGVLSPIAALASVVIFLVVAWWTRYISAGSIVASLILVPLLYVMAAPPSTMIGGSLVTVLILYRHRGNLIRLSDGTERRFGQ; via the coding sequence ATGACAGATGTTTGGATAATTGCACTCGGGTATTTCGCTGGTTCAGTCCCGTTTGCCTTTCTTATACCGAGATGCTTTGCCGGCGTGGACGTGCGTAATGTGGGGAGTGGCAATATAGGCGCTGCGAACGTCTTCCGAGCAACCCGGCCATTAATCGGATTAGCCGTATTCGGACTTGACGTGTTTAAGGGCTTTGCGATTGTTTTGCTCGCCACGAGACTTGGTATGGACGATCCAACGCGTACAGCAGCTGGAGTAGCAACGATCATGGGCCATATCTATCCTGTGTGGCTTAGATTTCGTGGAGGGAAGGGAGTGGCCACGGCGGGTGGTGTCTTCGGCGTATTGTCGCCGATAGCTGCCCTGGCAAGTGTAGTGATATTTCTCGTTGTTGCTTGGTGGACACGTTACATTTCTGCCGGCTCGATTGTGGCATCACTAATACTCGTACCCTTACTCTATGTGATGGCAGCTCCCCCTTCGACGATGATCGGTGGGTCATTAGTCACGGTGCTCATCCTCTATCGACACCGAGGAAATCTGATTCGGTTGAGTGACGGGACAGAGCGGCGTTTTGGACAGTAG
- the thpR gene encoding RNA 2',3'-cyclic phosphodiesterase, whose translation MSDSASRSRLFIAVDLSAVVRRTVVKISASIAESLTIKGGSRISWVHPRNLHVTVRFLGLVHPVVMERLRTLLVQPWSVEAFELELAAAVTVPSSGAPRVVWLGVRDRASGFDRLMPELYGRLHAAGVVQNQVRFVPHVTVGRVRRAPQRGRMIRDAVQKIRVEAVRWQVKHLTLYESRMASSTPDYVPQATGVLQAIAP comes from the coding sequence ATGAGTGACAGTGCCTCACGATCACGTCTCTTCATTGCCGTTGATCTCAGCGCGGTTGTGCGTCGCACGGTCGTAAAGATTTCTGCGTCGATTGCTGAATCTCTTACGATTAAAGGAGGGTCAAGAATCTCTTGGGTGCATCCGCGGAACCTCCATGTCACGGTAAGATTTCTTGGGCTGGTACACCCAGTCGTGATGGAACGACTACGGACTTTATTGGTTCAGCCTTGGTCGGTTGAAGCCTTCGAATTAGAGTTAGCGGCTGCGGTCACCGTTCCGTCGTCTGGTGCCCCGAGGGTAGTATGGCTGGGCGTACGCGACCGTGCTTCAGGTTTTGACCGTCTAATGCCAGAACTTTATGGGCGGCTCCATGCAGCCGGTGTCGTTCAAAATCAGGTGCGGTTTGTTCCACACGTTACAGTTGGACGTGTCAGGCGAGCGCCGCAGCGTGGGAGGATGATTCGTGACGCTGTTCAAAAGATTAGGGTCGAAGCTGTACGATGGCAGGTAAAGCATTTAACTCTCTATGAGAGTCGCATGGCCTCGTCGACTCCAGATTATGTGCCGCAAGCAACTGGGGTGCTACAGGCTATCGCTCCGTGA
- a CDS encoding phosphatidylglycerophosphatase A: MKRLAVAVSTGFYCGYAPVAPGTVGSALGLVVLGVLRTIASPLVELVTIAVLLAVGVWSASVTERYVGRTDPGIIVIDEIVGMLLTFAYLNVGFGSLVFGFVLFRVFDIIKPYPARACERLPGGWGVMADDLVAALYAQAVLRGGIWVIAALGA, from the coding sequence GTGAAACGTTTAGCTGTCGCTGTTTCGACAGGTTTTTATTGCGGGTACGCTCCGGTGGCGCCTGGAACGGTGGGCTCTGCGCTAGGCCTAGTGGTTCTTGGAGTGCTCCGCACAATTGCATCGCCGCTGGTGGAATTGGTGACGATCGCTGTGTTATTAGCTGTTGGAGTGTGGTCGGCGTCGGTGACCGAGCGTTACGTTGGCCGCACTGATCCTGGAATCATAGTTATCGACGAGATTGTCGGCATGTTGCTAACCTTTGCATACCTAAATGTCGGCTTTGGTTCGTTGGTTTTCGGTTTCGTCCTATTTCGCGTGTTCGACATTATTAAGCCATACCCTGCGAGAGCTTGCGAACGGTTACCAGGTGGTTGGGGGGTGATGGCAGACGATTTGGTGGCTGCTCTGTACGCGCAAGCGGTATTGCGCGGCGGGATCTGGGTGATAGCCGCTTTGGGCGCATGA
- a CDS encoding NAD(P)H-dependent glycerol-3-phosphate dehydrogenase, which yields MAHRLTVLGAGSWGTALAVHMGRVGHEVRLWGRDAPLVASMIEHRQNSAYLPDFVLPESVMPTASLEEALVGSTCVVAAVPSHGARTVIQQASAFLPGGVPIVSATKGLEPGRMRRMSQVIEEEMGGANPVAVLSGPSFAAEVARDLPTAVLVASREPSLLKLVQEEFRSKYFRLYASNDVIGVELGGALKNVIAIAAGVVESLGLGNNALAGLITRGLAEMTRLACAEGGRRETLAGLSGLGDLVLTCTGGLSRNRRVGLELGKGRPLEAVLGEMKMVAEGVRTTGAALALGVEHGIELPIALQMAEVLAGRVAPFEAVEALMLRRQRVEADTNEPA from the coding sequence ATGGCGCATCGGTTGACGGTACTTGGAGCGGGTAGCTGGGGCACAGCGCTCGCGGTTCATATGGGGCGGGTGGGGCACGAGGTACGACTCTGGGGACGTGATGCACCGCTTGTCGCCTCGATGATTGAACACCGTCAGAATTCTGCTTACCTTCCTGATTTTGTACTGCCGGAATCGGTTATGCCAACTGCATCTCTGGAGGAAGCGTTGGTTGGGTCCACATGTGTTGTGGCTGCGGTACCCTCACACGGAGCCCGCACGGTAATCCAGCAGGCTAGTGCTTTCTTGCCTGGAGGTGTACCGATCGTGAGCGCTACGAAGGGGCTTGAGCCGGGCAGGATGAGGCGGATGTCGCAGGTTATCGAGGAAGAGATGGGTGGAGCAAATCCTGTGGCGGTACTCTCTGGGCCAAGCTTTGCGGCTGAGGTAGCACGTGACCTACCTACAGCGGTGCTAGTTGCATCGAGGGAACCATCTCTACTGAAGCTGGTGCAGGAAGAATTCCGGTCTAAGTACTTTCGGCTGTATGCGAGCAACGATGTCATCGGAGTAGAGCTTGGCGGTGCGCTCAAGAACGTCATAGCAATTGCGGCTGGCGTCGTCGAATCGCTCGGTCTCGGGAATAACGCTCTGGCTGGCTTGATCACGCGAGGTCTCGCTGAGATGACACGTTTGGCGTGTGCTGAGGGTGGGCGGCGTGAAACCCTGGCTGGTTTGAGCGGTCTCGGTGACCTCGTATTGACTTGTACCGGCGGGCTTAGCCGTAACCGGAGAGTCGGTCTTGAACTAGGCAAGGGACGGCCTCTCGAAGCGGTCCTTGGTGAAATGAAAATGGTGGCAGAGGGCGTGCGAACCACTGGTGCTGCACTTGCTCTTGGTGTCGAGCATGGTATCGAACTACCCATTGCCCTGCAGATGGCCGAGGTTTTGGCGGGTAGGGTAGCACCTTTTGAGGCGGTTGAGGCATTAATGCTGAGACGTCAGCGAGTTGAAGCTGACACGAATGAGCCGGCATGA
- a CDS encoding riboflavin synthase, whose product MFTGLIESIGIVRTVAPMMKGLRLSIDTVLAGELSVGDSVSTNGVCLTVIEVTSEMFDVEVSPETTRVTTLGTLAVGHVVNLERPVRADTRMGGHFVQGHVDAVGCVETIRSESEYHRVKIAFPDSLSRYLVERGSIALDGVSLTVVELRASTFDVQIIPFTWEHTAFSKYSEGDAVNLECDILGKYVMRAMEIKSPDSC is encoded by the coding sequence ATGTTCACCGGATTGATTGAGTCCATCGGAATAGTGCGAACCGTGGCGCCCATGATGAAGGGGCTGCGCCTGAGTATTGATACTGTCCTAGCAGGCGAGTTGTCGGTCGGGGACAGTGTGTCCACCAACGGAGTCTGCTTGACCGTCATAGAGGTCACAAGCGAGATGTTCGACGTCGAGGTCTCGCCAGAAACAACCCGAGTGACAACGTTGGGAACGTTAGCTGTGGGCCACGTCGTCAATCTTGAACGGCCGGTACGGGCGGACACGCGCATGGGTGGACATTTTGTCCAAGGTCATGTCGATGCAGTAGGTTGTGTTGAGACCATACGTTCAGAATCTGAGTACCACCGTGTGAAGATTGCTTTTCCTGACTCGCTTTCAAGGTATTTGGTAGAGCGTGGCTCCATTGCCCTTGATGGCGTTAGTTTAACGGTTGTTGAACTCCGAGCCAGTACGTTCGATGTCCAAATCATTCCGTTCACATGGGAGCATACTGCTTTTAGTAAGTACTCTGAGGGTGATGCAGTGAACCTAGAATGCGATATTCTTGGTAAGTACGTCATGCGTGCCATGGAAATCAAGTCGCCAGACTCATGTTGA
- a CDS encoding response regulator has protein sequence MKATVLVVDDEAGVRTALTGVLGEEDYEVFAVESGEACLKWLNGHHCDLIILDVWLPGIDGFETLARVRERGLDPQVIVMSGHHNVESVVRAIKMGAFDFVEKPLSLEKILQIVGEALREKLSEQTNIDDESCP, from the coding sequence ATGAAAGCGACGGTGTTGGTTGTCGACGACGAAGCTGGCGTGCGAACAGCTTTGACCGGCGTCCTAGGGGAAGAAGACTACGAGGTATTTGCCGTCGAGAGTGGTGAGGCCTGTTTAAAGTGGTTGAATGGTCATCACTGTGACTTAATTATCCTGGACGTTTGGCTCCCGGGGATTGATGGGTTTGAGACGCTGGCACGTGTTCGGGAACGCGGGTTAGACCCTCAGGTGATCGTTATGTCCGGGCACCACAATGTTGAGTCCGTCGTTCGTGCCATCAAGATGGGTGCTTTTGATTTTGTCGAGAAACCACTCTCCCTCGAAAAAATATTGCAGATTGTTGGTGAAGCACTAAGAGAAAAACTAAGTGAACAAACCAATATCGATGATGAATCCTGCCCTTAG
- a CDS encoding competence/damage-inducible protein A: MRSTFIDTAAIIAVGSELLTPYRADSNSLFLTARLNDLAIEVQSKAIVGDDRKMLALAIERGLNDADLVVMTGGLGPTDDDITRDTLATVLNAPLVERQEILSLIQARFAAHKLKMPEINRRQALVPRGAEIISNGRGTAPGLWLEWRERVVIALPGPPRELEPMFDGQILKRLALRVPSLRLARRVVGVSGRAESQVEEQARPLYARWKERDPAVRATILGSPGQVELHLSTRTSNLRKAEISLNLAVEELVGALGRDVYTTEGLPLEQVVGSRLRFHGLRVALAESCTGGLLASRLTDVSGSSAYLDLAVVTYSNLEKINLLGVPAALIETHGAVSEAVALAMASGVAARAKADIGVGVTGIAGPAGGTTAKPVGTVFIAVAGAGVEMVKLFAFRGERDMVKRQASQAALDMLRRILDDHE, encoded by the coding sequence ATGAGGTCAACGTTTATCGACACGGCGGCAATCATTGCTGTTGGTAGTGAACTACTAACCCCTTACCGTGCTGACTCGAACTCTCTGTTTCTCACTGCCCGCTTGAATGATTTGGCAATTGAGGTTCAAAGTAAGGCGATTGTTGGTGATGACCGAAAAATGTTAGCTCTGGCGATCGAGCGTGGTCTCAATGATGCTGATCTTGTTGTGATGACTGGTGGGTTAGGTCCGACCGATGACGATATTACGCGAGATACACTGGCTACAGTTCTTAATGCGCCTCTCGTAGAACGACAAGAGATCCTCAGTCTGATTCAGGCGCGTTTCGCGGCTCATAAACTCAAGATGCCAGAGATTAACCGTCGCCAAGCGCTAGTGCCGCGTGGTGCGGAGATTATTTCCAACGGACGCGGGACAGCTCCTGGATTATGGCTGGAGTGGCGGGAACGTGTGGTCATTGCTTTACCCGGACCGCCACGGGAACTGGAGCCAATGTTTGATGGACAGATCCTTAAGCGCCTTGCGCTGCGAGTGCCTAGCCTTCGACTGGCACGTCGTGTTGTTGGAGTGTCCGGACGCGCCGAATCGCAGGTCGAAGAGCAGGCGCGCCCACTTTATGCACGTTGGAAGGAACGGGACCCTGCGGTCAGGGCGACAATCTTAGGAAGCCCTGGGCAGGTTGAGTTGCACCTCTCGACTCGGACCTCGAATCTACGAAAGGCTGAGATTTCCCTTAACTTGGCTGTTGAGGAGCTAGTCGGAGCTCTTGGGCGCGATGTGTATACAACGGAGGGACTTCCTCTTGAGCAAGTTGTTGGCAGCCGTCTTCGTTTCCATGGGTTACGGGTAGCGTTAGCCGAATCATGCACGGGTGGGCTCTTAGCGTCTCGGCTGACTGATGTGTCTGGAAGCTCCGCTTATCTCGACTTGGCTGTAGTTACATATTCTAATTTGGAAAAGATTAATCTTTTGGGCGTACCGGCAGCCCTCATCGAAACACATGGCGCGGTCAGCGAGGCTGTAGCTTTGGCCATGGCATCCGGTGTTGCGGCCAGAGCTAAGGCCGACATCGGTGTCGGCGTTACAGGCATTGCAGGGCCCGCAGGAGGCACTACTGCCAAGCCGGTCGGAACGGTGTTTATTGCTGTAGCCGGTGCAGGAGTTGAGATGGTTAAGTTGTTTGCATTTCGAGGTGAACGGGATATGGTCAAACGCCAAGCGTCACAGGCAGCGCTCGACATGCTCCGGCGAATACTTGACGATCATGAGTGA
- the ribD gene encoding bifunctional diaminohydroxyphosphoribosylaminopyrimidine deaminase/5-amino-6-(5-phosphoribosylamino)uracil reductase RibD, which translates to MGRALRMAALGRGLTSPNPLVGAVVISPSGAVVGSGYHRRAGEPHAEVYALRAAGPAARGATLFSTLEPCCHTGSTGPCVDRIVEAGIARVVIGVEDPNPQVHGKGIQFLREHGIAVTVGVCETEAAHLNLPFFIRVRYGRPYVMMKVALTRDECVAEALGVRSNITAEQTTSDVHALRAEFDAVGVGSGTVLIDDPELTVRASPQTRPLTRVIFDSRLRVPCSAAMFSTQQAGPILIVTTEAAVAHSSDHAEALESLGARLLVAPLHDLTSALTVLSNEGITSLLLEGGPTLHGAAWEAGVVDRVRIYVSQTEFGRSGVRWFRMRSAIVESLNNLDVRMVGPDECTDGYVHRID; encoded by the coding sequence ATGGGTCGGGCCTTGAGAATGGCTGCCCTGGGTCGAGGCCTGACGAGTCCCAATCCACTGGTGGGGGCGGTCGTCATTTCCCCCAGCGGTGCTGTCGTCGGTAGCGGTTACCACCGACGTGCTGGCGAGCCCCATGCCGAAGTGTATGCGTTGCGTGCGGCTGGACCGGCCGCTCGAGGGGCGACCCTGTTCAGCACACTTGAGCCCTGTTGCCACACGGGCAGTACGGGGCCGTGCGTCGATCGAATTGTGGAGGCTGGTATTGCTAGGGTCGTGATTGGAGTTGAAGATCCTAATCCGCAAGTACATGGGAAGGGCATTCAGTTTCTTCGCGAGCATGGAATTGCGGTGACCGTGGGTGTGTGCGAAACGGAGGCCGCTCACTTGAATCTGCCGTTCTTCATACGCGTTCGGTATGGCCGACCGTATGTAATGATGAAAGTGGCGCTAACGCGGGACGAGTGTGTTGCGGAAGCGTTGGGGGTGCGGAGTAACATCACTGCCGAGCAGACGACGAGTGATGTGCACGCCCTGCGGGCTGAGTTCGACGCAGTGGGTGTTGGTTCTGGGACCGTGTTAATTGACGATCCTGAACTGACCGTTCGAGCGTCTCCTCAGACGCGACCGTTGACGCGTGTAATCTTCGATTCGCGCTTGCGGGTGCCTTGCTCGGCGGCGATGTTTTCGACCCAACAAGCCGGGCCGATTCTCATCGTTACGACCGAGGCTGCCGTGGCACATTCTTCGGATCACGCCGAGGCGCTCGAGTCGCTCGGAGCCAGGCTTTTGGTAGCACCGCTTCATGACTTGACCTCTGCACTGACCGTTCTCAGTAATGAAGGGATAACATCTCTACTGCTGGAGGGTGGTCCGACTTTGCATGGAGCAGCGTGGGAGGCAGGGGTAGTCGACCGGGTCCGAATCTACGTTTCCCAAACAGAGTTTGGTAGGAGTGGAGTCCGTTGGTTTCGGATGAGGTCAGCAATAGTTGAGTCACTTAATAATTTGGATGTTCGAATGGTCGGGCCAGACGAATGTACGGACGGATATGTTCACCGGATTGATTGA